One window of the Cryptomeria japonica chromosome 7, Sugi_1.0, whole genome shotgun sequence genome contains the following:
- the LOC131053180 gene encoding pentatricopeptide repeat-containing protein At4g13650: MYTKCGSMLNARQVFDKMSQRDAVSWTALISGYVQNGDGIEALNLFREMHGEGLKMDRFSLCSVLRGCAGMAALESGQQFHSHVIKLLLEGDVIVGSALVDMYAKCASLENAQKIFDRMPERNVVTWTAMVCGYAQNGQFEEFFHLFGQMQRLRVELNFVTYVGLLTAFSNSGYPEHGRQIHGCIVKVGLAEDVSVANALASMYIKCGRMEDAFVVFDRLPNPNLVSWTAMITGYAQHEHGEEALKLFIQMCNANQNPNQFTYAGVVKACATDGAMEEGRQLHSHVIKSGIERHVYVGNALITLYGRCGSMQSAQKAFEDIQRPDVISYTALLAGFAQNDLCMQAFNLFCKMQRSDMEIDNFVFATVLSASASLGALGMGNQLHAHAIKDGFEYDLFIQNALVDMYIKCRSMKDAQNVFDKMLHKDVASWNVMISGYSQSGHGENALKLFFQMQERGIDKELVTFTSVLRASASLAVVEQGRQVHGLIFKTGYESDVSVGNTLADMYAKSGSIHSAHKVFDNMPKKDSVTYNVIISGYSQHGHEKKALQFFEEMQLAHMPPNDITFICVLSACSHVGLVNEGRNYFKSMTQDHNIKPRMEHYACMVDLLSRAGCFDEAENFIREMPFQPAAVIWRTLLGACRIHGNIELGKHAAKCALELEPQDSATYLLLSNMFVVANLQIDAVNVRKLMKDRRVRKEPGQSWIQLKDEVHSFIVGDTFHSQTV; the protein is encoded by the coding sequence ATGTATACTAAATGTGGGAGTATGCTTAATGCACGCCAAGTATTTGACAAAATGTCTCAACGAGATGCTGTATCTTGGACTGCACTGATTTCTGGGTATGTTCAAAACGGTGATGGCATAGAAGCCTTGAATTTGTTTCGCGAAATGCACGGAGAGGGCTTAAAGATGGATCGCTTTAGTTTGTGTAGCGTCCTAAGAGGGTGTGCTGGTATGGCTGCTTTAGAATCAGGTCAGCAGTTTCATTCCCATGTTATTAAATTGCTGCTTGAAGGAGATGTTATTGTAGGCAGTGCGCTTgttgatatgtatgcaaaatgtgcaaGTTTAGAGAATGCACAGAAAATATTTGACAGAATGCCTGAGCGAAATGTGGTCACTTGGACTGCAATGGTTTGTGGATATGCTCAGAATGGCcaatttgaggaattctttcacCTCTTTGGACAAATGCAAAGACTGAGAGTGGAGTTGAACTTTGTTACATATGTTGGTCTCCTTACAGCGTTTTCCAACTCGGGATATCCAGAACATGGGAGACAGATCCATGGATGCATCGTCAAAGTTGGACTTGCAGAAGATGTTTCTGTGGCTAATGCCCTTGCTAGTATGTATATAAAATGTGGGAGAATGGAGGATGCATTCGTTGTGTTTGATAGATTGCCTAATCCAAATCTGGtttcgtggactgcaatgattacTGGATATGCCCAGCACGAACATGGTGAAGAGGCtctcaaactctttattcaaatgtGTAACgcaaaccaaaatccaaatcaatttACTTATGCCGGTGTTGTCAAAGCTTGTGCCACTGATGGAGCCATGGAAGAAGGCAGGCAGCTGCATTCCCACGTCATCAAAAGTGGAATAGAGAGGCATGTCTATGTGGGGAATGCTCTTATTACCTTGTACGGCAGATGTGGAAGTATGCAATCTGCACAGAAGGCGTTTGAGGATATACAGAGGCCAGATGTGATCTCATATACCGCACTGCTAGCTGGATTTGCTCAAAACGACCTTTGTATGCAGGCTTTCAATCTGTTTTGCAAAATGCAGCGGTCAGACATGGAAATAGACAACTTTGTCTTTGCTACTGTTCTTAGTGCATCTGCTAGCCTGGGAGCTTTAGGAATGGGCAATCAATTACACGCTCATGCCATCAAAGATGGATTTGAGTATGATTTATTTATTCAGAATGCTCTTGTTGACATGTATATTAAATGCAGGAGCATGAAAGATGCACAAAATGTTTTTGATAAGATGCTTCACAAAGACGTTGCCTCATGGAATGTAATGATATCAGGGTATAGTCAGAGTGGACATGGGGAGAATGCTCTGAAACTCTTTTTCCAAATGCAAGAAAGGGGCATAGATAAAGAACTTGTTACCTTCACCAGCGTCCTCAGAGCATCTGCCAGCCTAGCTGTTGTGGAGCAGGGAAGACAGGTTCATGGCCTGATCTTTAAAACTGGGTATGAATCGGATGTTTCTGTGGGGAACACACTTGCTGACATGTATGCAAAGAGTGGCAGCATACATTCAGCTCACAAGGTATTTGATAACATGCCTAAGAAGGATTCGGTAACATATAATGTGATAATTTCAGGATATTCTCAGCATGGACATGAAAAGAAAGCCCTTCAATTCTTTGAGGAGATGCAGTTGGCCCATATGCCACCAAATGACATCACCTTTATTTGTGTTCTCTCTGCTTGCAGTCATGTAGGTCTAGTTAATGAAGGTCGCAACTACTTCAAGTCTATGACTCAAGATCATAACATCAAACCGAGAATGGAGCATTATGCTTGTATGGTTGATCTACTCAGCCGAGCTGGGTGTTTCGACGAGGCAGAGAATTTTATTAGGGAGATGCCATTTCAACCTGCGGCAGTAATTTGGAGGACATTGCTTGGTGCATGTAGAATTCATGGCAACATAGAGCTGGGAAAACATGCAGCAAAATGTGCTCTTGAATTGGAACCACAGGATTCTGCAACCTATTTGTTGTTGTCAAATATGTTTGTAGTGGCTAACTTGCAGATTGATGCAGTAAATGTGAGAAAATTGATGAAGGATAGGAGGGTGAGAAAGGAGCCTGGGCAAAGTTGGATCCAGCTAAAGGATGAGGTGCATTCCTTCATAGTTGGAGATACATTTCACTCACAAACTGTTTGA